The Paraburkholderia sp. ZP32-5 genome includes a window with the following:
- the gloB gene encoding hydroxyacylglutathione hydrolase, whose amino-acid sequence MNALEYVPVPAFEDNYIWVIADGHHAVVVDPGDAAPVRAYLAQRGLRLSAILLTHHHQDHVGGLADLLNGQPVPVYGPAGEAIERVTHRLENGDRVTIAAPALEFSVLDVPGHTSGHIAYFQAADPRGTPHVFCGDTLFACGCGRLFEGTPEQMLTSLDALAALPGATEVHCAHEYTLSNIRFALACEPHNAELQAWRDTATDLRARHVPTLPTTIAHERAVNPFLRAGEPEVQASLREQLHETVPDRLTAFTLMREWKNRFR is encoded by the coding sequence ATGAATGCGCTCGAGTACGTACCGGTCCCGGCGTTTGAAGACAATTACATCTGGGTCATTGCCGACGGACACCACGCGGTCGTCGTCGATCCGGGCGATGCCGCCCCTGTGCGCGCCTATCTGGCTCAACGAGGATTGCGGTTGAGCGCTATTTTACTCACGCACCATCATCAAGACCACGTCGGTGGATTGGCCGATCTGCTGAATGGCCAGCCCGTACCGGTCTACGGGCCCGCCGGAGAAGCGATCGAGCGTGTCACGCATCGTCTGGAAAACGGCGATCGCGTGACGATCGCGGCGCCCGCGCTCGAATTCAGCGTGCTCGACGTGCCCGGTCACACGAGCGGGCACATCGCCTATTTCCAGGCGGCGGACCCGCGTGGCACGCCGCACGTGTTTTGCGGCGACACGCTGTTCGCCTGCGGCTGCGGCCGGCTGTTCGAGGGCACGCCGGAGCAGATGCTCACGTCGCTCGATGCGCTCGCCGCGCTGCCCGGCGCGACCGAAGTGCATTGCGCGCACGAGTACACGCTGTCGAACATCCGTTTCGCGCTTGCCTGCGAGCCGCACAACGCCGAGCTGCAAGCCTGGCGTGACACGGCGACCGATCTGCGCGCGCGCCACGTGCCGACGCTGCCGACCACGATCGCCCACGAGCGCGCGGTGAATCCGTTCCTGCGCGCCGGCGAACCGGAGGTACAGGCGAGCTTGCGCGAGCAGTTGCACGAAACGGTGCCTGATCGTCTGACGGCCTTTACGCTGATGCGCGAATGGAAAAATCGCTTCCGTTGA
- a CDS encoding class I SAM-dependent methyltransferase, with product MTDRAIIDWPAWTDSPPGRYVLDWEQTQLDRVVSDVFGYHALQLGLPQLDALRENRMPCRGLVLDAASGTSAPYTYPRAARPAGVGGDPQGAAGLHAPGGRSAVWCDLLDLPFEAQSVDLIVMPHTLEFTSDPHRLLREAERVLMPEGQLIILGFNSLSLWGVRQSMGKMAGRPFVPAAVDLIAFTRLKDWIKLLGFDLERGRFGCYRPPLASDQWLSRYGFMEAAGDRWWPIFGATYMIKAIKRVRGMRLVGPLKVKKPVLATGLAPAATPNTRNHIE from the coding sequence ATGACTGACCGAGCGATTATAGACTGGCCCGCCTGGACGGACTCACCGCCCGGCCGCTACGTGCTCGACTGGGAGCAGACCCAGCTCGATCGCGTGGTGTCGGACGTGTTCGGCTATCACGCGTTGCAACTCGGGCTGCCGCAACTCGACGCACTGCGCGAAAACCGTATGCCGTGTCGCGGCCTCGTGCTCGATGCCGCGAGCGGAACCAGCGCGCCGTACACGTATCCTCGCGCCGCGCGCCCGGCCGGCGTTGGCGGCGACCCACAAGGCGCCGCCGGCTTGCACGCGCCGGGCGGACGCAGCGCGGTCTGGTGCGATCTGCTCGACCTGCCGTTCGAAGCGCAGAGCGTCGATCTGATCGTGATGCCGCACACGCTGGAATTCACCAGCGACCCGCATCGGCTGCTACGCGAAGCCGAGCGCGTGCTGATGCCAGAAGGGCAACTGATCATCCTCGGCTTCAATTCGTTGTCGCTGTGGGGCGTGCGGCAATCGATGGGCAAAATGGCAGGCCGCCCGTTCGTGCCCGCCGCCGTCGACCTGATCGCGTTCACGCGCCTGAAGGACTGGATCAAACTGTTAGGCTTCGACCTTGAACGCGGACGCTTTGGCTGCTATCGTCCGCCGCTCGCGAGCGATCAGTGGCTCTCGCGCTACGGCTTCATGGAAGCCGCCGGCGACCGCTGGTGGCCGATTTTCGGCGCAACCTACATGATCAAGGCGATCAAGCGCGTGCGCGGCATGCGCCTCGTCGGGCCGCTCAAGGTAAAAAAACCCGTGCTCGCCACGGGCCTCGCGCCAGCTGCCACACCGAATACACGCAATCACATCGAATGA
- the rnhA gene encoding ribonuclease HI: MTPDHIDIYTDGACKGNPGPGGWGALLRFGGQEKELFGGEANTTNNRMELMGVIAALEALKRPCNVIVHTDSQYVQKGISEWIHGWKKKGWITAAKQPVKNSDLWKRLDALVAQHEVEWRWVRGHNGHPENERADQLANRGVASLAQM; the protein is encoded by the coding sequence ATGACTCCCGATCACATCGACATTTATACCGACGGCGCCTGCAAGGGCAATCCCGGCCCGGGCGGCTGGGGCGCGCTGCTGCGCTTCGGCGGCCAGGAAAAAGAACTGTTCGGCGGCGAAGCCAACACGACCAACAACCGGATGGAACTGATGGGCGTCATCGCCGCGCTCGAGGCGCTGAAGCGGCCATGCAACGTGATCGTCCATACCGATTCGCAGTACGTGCAGAAAGGCATCAGCGAGTGGATCCACGGCTGGAAGAAGAAAGGCTGGATCACCGCGGCGAAGCAGCCGGTGAAGAACTCTGATTTGTGGAAGCGGCTCGATGCGCTCGTCGCGCAACATGAAGTCGAATGGCGCTGGGTGCGCGGCCATAATGGGCATCCGGAAAACGAGCGCGCCGATCAGCTCGCCAATCGCGGTGTCGCGTCGCTCGCGCAGATGTAG
- the dnaQ gene encoding DNA polymerase III subunit epsilon — MRQLILDTETTGLNARGGDRILELGCVELVNRRLTGNNLHFYINPERDSDPGALAVHGLTTEFLSDKPKFGEIIDQFRDFIQGADLIIHNAPFDIGFLDVEFAMLGLPPVSKHCGEIIDTLAQAKQMFPGKRNSLDALCDRFGISNAHRTLHGALLDSELLAEVYLAMTRGQESLVIDMLGDAQTSTDTHAPRVALESLELLVIAANVDEIAAHEAVLDDLDKANKGASVWRFEPAPATDEQTT, encoded by the coding sequence ATGCGTCAACTCATCCTCGATACCGAAACGACCGGCCTTAACGCCCGCGGCGGCGACCGGATTCTCGAACTCGGTTGCGTCGAGCTGGTGAACCGCCGGCTCACCGGCAATAACCTGCACTTCTATATCAATCCCGAACGCGACAGCGATCCGGGCGCGCTTGCCGTGCACGGACTGACCACCGAGTTTTTGAGCGACAAACCGAAGTTCGGCGAGATCATCGACCAGTTTCGCGACTTCATCCAGGGCGCGGATCTGATCATTCACAACGCGCCGTTCGACATCGGCTTTCTCGACGTCGAGTTTGCGATGCTTGGACTGCCGCCGGTGAGCAAGCACTGCGGCGAGATCATCGACACGCTCGCGCAAGCGAAGCAGATGTTCCCCGGCAAACGCAATTCACTCGATGCGTTGTGCGACCGCTTCGGCATCAGCAACGCACACCGCACGCTGCACGGCGCGCTGCTCGACTCGGAACTGCTCGCGGAAGTCTATCTGGCGATGACGCGCGGCCAGGAAAGCCTCGTCATCGATATGCTTGGCGACGCGCAGACCAGCACCGATACTCATGCGCCGCGCGTCGCGTTGGAGTCGCTGGAACTGCTCGTGATCGCCGCGAATGTTGATGAAATCGCCGCGCACGAAGCAGTGCTCGACGACCTCGACAAAGCGAACAAAGGTGCAAGCGTGTGGCGCTTCGAACCGGCTCCGGCAACCGATGAGCAAACTACTTAA